AGACGTTCGTCGTCACTGGTTTTACCACGCAGATCCTTAATCATTTTAATAAGCTCTTTTACTTTTAAATTGCTAGGGAAGTTGGCGATTTGTGGTAAATAATCAATGTTATAGCGGTAATCCGAATTGTTTTTTATGTTTTGACCATAAACCGATATGGTACCTTTGTTGGGAATTACCATACCTAATATAGATTTTATCAACGTGGTTTTTCCAGAGCCGTTAGGTCCAAGTACTGCAAAAATGCCCCCTTCTTTAATAGATAGATCGACGCCACTTAGCACGGGGTTTTTTCCAAACTTTTTATGTAAATTTTGAATACTTACCATGAGATTTTTTTTGTTACAGGATTGTTGTCTAATAGATTATCGGGTGTAAATACGGGTGATACTTTTTCGGAAAAATCTATAATATCAATAAACAAACTTCGCAATAGAATGATGGTTTCCGGTGTGCGGTTTACAATGTATGAAAACAGCTTGACCGGCCTGTAAGGTACATCGCCAATGCCATCTTTATTCAAATCGTAACCTGTGTAGTTACTCCAATAATTTTTGTCAAAAACATTGTCGTTTATATTGCTGTTGTATGAAACATCGAAAGAATTGTACAGAAAATTATTTTCAAGAAAACTGTTGGTATAACAGGCACCACGAACCTTAATTGCCCATCCGTTATTGATGAAATCGTTGTTTTTATAAACAATTCTGTTCGAGCCTTCTATATTGATGCCTACGGTGTTTTCTTCAAAGGTATTCCCAATAATTTCAGCATCATTTATTTCTTTTAAAAGTATGCCGTATGATGCAGTACCCCAATTTTCTTTAAACGTATTGTTGAACATTTTTATCTTTTTTGAAAACATAACCGCCACACCAGCACCATTGCTTTGGAACGTATTGCCTTGATAGGTGTCGTTATTGCTGAACATGAAATGCAACCCATAACGTAAGTTCTGTACGCTTACATTATTCTTGATGAGGCAATCGTCTGAAAACTCTAAATAAATCCCATCGCGAACATGTTCGATATAATTATGTTCAATTTCTATATGATTACTGTACCATAATTGGATGCCATTTCCGGAATTGTATTCCTGTACCGCATCGCCAATTATTTTGTTGTGATAAATTTTTCCGTAGCTCGATTTTTCTATATAAATACCAAAAAACAACTTTTCCAAGACGAGGTTTTTGATAACAAAATGTTTGCTTCGCTTAACACGAATTGCGGCATAATCCTCGGTATAACTAGTGCCAACATTTATAATGAACAAGCCATCAATCGTTACATGGTCTGAAATAATGGTGAAAATTTCACCTTTTTTTTCGCCATCTATAATGGGGTGATTTTCGCCAATAATTGTGAGAGGTTTATTTACTAAAATTTTATGCGCTTTATAAGTCCCTTTTTTTACTATAATTGTATCATAATCCTTGGCTTGAGCTATGGCTTTTTTTAATGAAGTAATAGCACAAGAGTGGCATACTTCAATTTTTTGAGCATAACTGGAGTAAGCCATTAAAATGACCAGTAAAAAAATGACTGTTTTGTACATGATACTAGTTTTTTAAATGTTCTAGTAGTTGGTTCCAGGAATACAGCATCCCGCCTTTTTCCGATTGGAATTTTTGTGCTTCTCCTTCAGTTTTAAAGGCCGATAAAAACGCTCCCATAGGACTCGGAATATTTTTACTTATTAAAAAAGTAGCTTTGGTTGCGTCTATAAGAGCTTCAGGTTCTGTGTAGTTATTTGAAAGGTATAGTTCAATTTCGGCATTGTCGAATTCATTCATAAAATGAATCATACATTCGGTTGAATCAAATTTATATAGTTTGCCTTTTTTAGTAACAATTTCGGCTGCGTGAACTTTGTCTACAATGGTCATTTTACAAAAATGACAACCATCGCTACCATAGTTTATGGCTTTTGGAGATACATTACAGCCATAAAATAACAGCAATAATGAGCCTATTAATAATTGTTTTAGTGTTTGCATGTCATAGTGTTTTAGTGTTTTTTGAGATTTTTTTCTACATAGCTTTTGTTTTTTTAATCGAAAAGAATTCCTCGACGCTCTGCCTCGAGGATAGTTCGTTTCAAGAAATTATTTTATTGGTTTTTTTCCCAACCAGATAAGCAATAAATGAGGCTGCAATACCTAACCCTAAAAACAAAGAGCCTAATCTTGGGTACGAATGTGCCGTAAAATTTAAGATGTGTTTAGTGCCAAATAAAGGCGGTTGAAAGCCCATTACCGAACCATCCGGATTGGTGAATTTCATAATCGCTTTGGGGTCTAAATCATGACCATAATCGTGCTCCCATAAATAAAAATCGTATAGTCCAGCTGTACTTAAAACGATCATCAATATGAACCAGGACAAGAACCATTTGTAGTTGCCTTTAAATGCAATTATAAGTCCCAATATAGTCGTTATCAATATGCCCGCAGGGAAAATTTTGAATTCAGGAATGGCATCCGGAATATATTTCATTCCCACATAGTGATTCATTAAATTGATGTTTTTAATATCAAAAGGGTTCACATCTGAAAAATCATTAATATGAATGTACATTCCCAAAGGAGTTGGATATTGAGGCGCTTCTAAAGTAATTTTCCAAAGTGGAAAAAGAAACAATCCTAAAGGCAATAAAGCCGCAATAAGCATTATGATGTTTGACTTTTTCATCTGTTTGTATTTAATTGTTTTAACTCGTTGGGTATAATTGCTTTATCAATACTAATTTTTATATAAATTGTCACATTGAGCTTGTCGAAATGTATCTTCTAGTGTCTTCGACAGGCTCAGACTGACACTTGA
This genomic window from Mariniflexile sp. TRM1-10 contains:
- a CDS encoding nitrous oxide reductase family maturation protein NosD, translated to MYKTVIFLLVILMAYSSYAQKIEVCHSCAITSLKKAIAQAKDYDTIIVKKGTYKAHKILVNKPLTIIGENHPIIDGEKKGEIFTIISDHVTIDGLFIINVGTSYTEDYAAIRVKRSKHFVIKNLVLEKLFFGIYIEKSSYGKIYHNKIIGDAVQEYNSGNGIQLWYSNHIEIEHNYIEHVRDGIYLEFSDDCLIKNNVSVQNLRYGLHFMFSNNDTYQGNTFQSNGAGVAVMFSKKIKMFNNTFKENWGTASYGILLKEINDAEIIGNTFEENTVGINIEGSNRIVYKNNDFINNGWAIKVRGACYTNSFLENNFLYNSFDVSYNSNINDNVFDKNYWSNYTGYDLNKDGIGDVPYRPVKLFSYIVNRTPETIILLRSLFIDIIDFSEKVSPVFTPDNLLDNNPVTKKISW
- a CDS encoding nitrous oxide reductase accessory protein NosL, encoding MQTLKQLLIGSLLLLFYGCNVSPKAINYGSDGCHFCKMTIVDKVHAAEIVTKKGKLYKFDSTECMIHFMNEFDNAEIELYLSNNYTEPEALIDATKATFLISKNIPSPMGAFLSAFKTEGEAQKFQSEKGGMLYSWNQLLEHLKN